In Georgenia soli, a genomic segment contains:
- a CDS encoding DUF4192 domain-containing protein: protein MTTAQTIRLSESCDLLALVPYRLGFHPAESAVLVTLTGTPQGTRRVGLVARMDLSDLDEPSRGPAAAAVLAGHVAATEPDEGLLVLYTDTPDDSGRLEAVVAHLTDALDAELWPVAPDLETWVVGPDGWAHLDACDCCPAAGRPLAELSASAGALAMVVAGYGATGRRSDLGVERVTDTDALGAAHVAAEEERRRRAAVLRSCGGAPLVRGAAFGVPGARPARDQLPLERWREDAARLWDGAVASAGPGPAGGASAEALGRLLVALGDKVVRDAVVAAAMVGGGACTAEFLDPDVVVRAFETETPPDLGAVGAAIALAHRVAAHAPPGDGGPALGLLAYLAWWGNEGARADVVARQALAEEPGHRLAELVVAALDAGVPPAWVGRR from the coding sequence ATGACCACCGCACAGACCATCCGCCTCAGCGAGTCCTGCGACCTCCTCGCCCTCGTGCCGTACCGGCTCGGCTTCCACCCCGCAGAGTCCGCCGTCCTCGTCACCCTGACCGGCACGCCACAGGGCACGCGCCGGGTCGGGCTCGTGGCACGCATGGACCTCAGCGACCTCGACGAGCCCAGCAGGGGTCCCGCGGCCGCGGCGGTCCTGGCGGGCCACGTCGCCGCGACGGAGCCGGACGAGGGGCTCCTGGTGCTCTACACCGACACCCCGGACGACTCCGGCCGGCTGGAGGCCGTCGTCGCCCACCTCACGGACGCTCTGGACGCCGAGCTGTGGCCGGTCGCCCCCGACCTCGAGACGTGGGTCGTGGGCCCGGACGGCTGGGCGCACCTCGACGCGTGCGACTGCTGCCCCGCCGCCGGTCGCCCCCTCGCCGAGCTCTCGGCGTCGGCGGGGGCCCTCGCGATGGTCGTCGCCGGGTACGGCGCCACCGGCCGGCGGTCCGACCTGGGGGTCGAACGGGTGACGGACACCGACGCGCTGGGGGCTGCGCACGTCGCGGCGGAGGAGGAGCGGCGACGCCGGGCGGCGGTGCTGCGCTCCTGCGGCGGTGCGCCTCTCGTGCGCGGGGCGGCGTTCGGCGTACCCGGCGCCCGGCCCGCCCGCGACCAGCTCCCGCTCGAGCGCTGGCGGGAGGACGCGGCACGCCTGTGGGACGGTGCGGTCGCCAGCGCCGGACCGGGCCCGGCCGGCGGGGCGTCCGCCGAGGCGCTCGGCAGGCTCCTCGTCGCGCTCGGGGACAAGGTGGTCCGAGACGCCGTCGTCGCCGCGGCCATGGTGGGCGGGGGCGCGTGCACGGCGGAGTTCCTGGACCCCGACGTGGTCGTGCGCGCCTTCGAGACCGAGACGCCGCCGGACCTCGGTGCCGTCGGCGCCGCGATCGCGCTCGCCCACCGGGTAGCGGCGCACGCACCGCCCGGCGACGGCGGCCCGGCCCTCGGCCTGCTGGCCTACCTCGCGTGGTGGGGGAACGAGGGGGCGCGGGCCGACGTCGTCGCGCGGCAGGCCCTCGCCGAGGAGCCCGGGCACCGACTGGCCGAGCTGGTGGTCGCCGCGCTCGACGCCGGCGTGCCGCCCGCGTGGGTGGGGCGTCGATGA
- a CDS encoding universal stress protein produces the protein MAVVVGYVTTKEGSAALDAAVTEARRRDSRLVVVLARRSQGEESSTLEAEADTVRDLLDDADIAYDIRQLRRSEDVAESLVATAEEVGAELIVIGLRRRSPVGKLILGSNAQRILLDAPCPVLAVKPVSAP, from the coding sequence ATGGCGGTCGTCGTGGGTTACGTGACCACGAAGGAAGGCTCGGCGGCGCTCGACGCGGCCGTGACGGAGGCCCGACGGCGGGACTCGCGCCTCGTCGTGGTCCTCGCGCGCCGCTCGCAGGGCGAGGAGAGCTCGACGCTCGAGGCCGAGGCCGACACCGTGCGCGACCTCCTCGACGACGCCGACATCGCGTACGACATCCGGCAGCTGCGCCGCTCCGAGGATGTCGCGGAGTCGCTCGTCGCGACCGCGGAGGAGGTCGGCGCCGAGCTCATCGTCATCGGACTGCGCCGCCGCTCGCCCGTGGGCAAGCTCATCCTGGGCTCGAACGCGCAGCGCATCCTGCTCGACGCGCCCTGCCCCGTCCTCGCCGTCAAACCCGTCAGCGCCCCCTGA
- the gcvT gene encoding glycine cleavage system aminomethyltransferase GcvT, with amino-acid sequence MTTDLLRTPLYPVHRDAGAASTPFAGWEMPLRYTSDLAEHAAVRERAGLFDLSHMGQIEVSGPGAADALDHALVSRSSTLAVGRARYTMMVAPDGGVLDDLIVYRLAETEFLVVANAANRTVVLDELTVRSGERVHIADRTEARALVALQGPVSTEVLQRVTDADLGALRYYASAPAEVAGVPVLLARTGYTGEVGFELSAPASSAVDLWTALLEAGSDAGVVPCGLACRDTLRLEAGMPLYGHELTRDVTPYEAGLGRVVDLEHDFVGRDALARRAENPTGTTLVGLAGEGRRAARAGSAVLDGDGEIGTVTSGVLSPTLGRPIAMALLDEARAAVGTVLEADVRGRRQPMTVVDLPFYRRPR; translated from the coding sequence ATGACCACCGACCTCCTGCGCACCCCGCTCTACCCCGTGCACCGCGACGCCGGCGCGGCCAGCACACCGTTCGCGGGCTGGGAGATGCCGCTGCGCTACACCTCCGACCTCGCCGAGCACGCCGCGGTGCGCGAGCGCGCCGGCCTGTTCGACCTGTCCCACATGGGCCAGATCGAGGTGTCCGGCCCGGGGGCGGCGGACGCGCTGGACCACGCCCTCGTCTCCCGCAGCTCGACCCTGGCCGTCGGGCGGGCCCGCTACACGATGATGGTCGCGCCCGACGGCGGGGTGCTGGACGACCTCATCGTCTACCGCCTCGCCGAGACGGAGTTCCTCGTCGTCGCCAACGCCGCCAACCGCACCGTCGTGCTCGACGAGCTGACCGTCCGTTCCGGCGAGCGCGTCCACATCGCCGACCGCACCGAGGCGCGTGCGCTCGTGGCGCTGCAGGGCCCGGTCTCCACCGAGGTGCTCCAGCGCGTCACCGACGCCGACCTCGGAGCGCTGCGGTACTACGCGTCGGCCCCCGCCGAGGTCGCGGGCGTGCCCGTACTCCTCGCCCGTACCGGCTACACCGGCGAGGTGGGGTTCGAGCTGTCCGCCCCGGCCTCCTCCGCCGTCGACCTGTGGACCGCGCTGCTGGAGGCCGGCTCGGACGCCGGGGTGGTCCCGTGCGGGCTCGCCTGCCGCGACACGCTCCGGCTCGAGGCCGGCATGCCCCTGTACGGGCACGAGCTCACCCGCGACGTCACGCCCTACGAGGCCGGGCTGGGCCGCGTCGTCGACCTCGAGCATGACTTCGTCGGCCGCGACGCCCTCGCCCGGCGCGCGGAGAACCCGACCGGGACGACGCTCGTCGGTCTCGCCGGGGAGGGCCGGCGCGCCGCCCGCGCGGGCAGCGCGGTGCTCGACGGCGACGGCGAGATCGGCACGGTGACCTCCGGCGTCCTGTCTCCCACGCTCGGCCGCCCGATCGCCATGGCGCTCCTCGACGAGGCCCGCGCCGCCGTTGGGACCGTCCTGGAGGCCGACGTGCGCGGCCGCCGCCAGCCCATGACCGTCGTCGACCTCCCCTTCTACCGCCGGCCCCGATGA
- the gcvH gene encoding glycine cleavage system protein GcvH, whose amino-acid sequence MSYPDDRQYTADHEWIAVDGDTARVGITSYATEALGDVVYLDLPEVGATVSAGESCGEIESTKSVSDLVAPAGGEVLSVNEAAVDSPETVNSDPYDEGWLYTLRVTDLPEGLLDADGYASLVEGQGA is encoded by the coding sequence GTGAGCTACCCCGACGACCGCCAGTACACCGCCGACCACGAGTGGATCGCCGTCGACGGCGACACCGCGCGCGTGGGCATCACCTCCTACGCCACCGAGGCGCTCGGCGACGTGGTGTACCTCGACCTGCCCGAGGTCGGCGCCACCGTCTCGGCCGGCGAGTCCTGCGGCGAGATCGAGTCCACCAAGTCCGTCTCCGACCTCGTGGCCCCCGCCGGGGGCGAGGTCCTCTCGGTGAACGAGGCAGCCGTCGACTCGCCCGAGACCGTCAACTCCGACCCGTACGACGAGGGCTGGCTCTACACCCTGCGCGTGACCGACCTGCCCGAGGGCCTCCTCGACGCCGACGGCTACGCCTCGCTGGTGGAGGGGCAGGGCGCGTGA
- the gcvP gene encoding aminomethyl-transferring glycine dehydrogenase: MLAAVGVTTLEELVEAAVPDSIQDEGAPAGLPEAASEHEVLARLRGLAARNTVRTSMIGQGYYDTLTPPVIQRNVLENPAWYTAYTPYQPEISQGRLEALLNFQTMVIDLTGLEVAGASMLDEATAAAEAMLLARRATKGAGGRFVVDADTLAQTLAVLETRAAPLGIELVRADLAEGLDGVDLDGVFGVLVQLPGASGRVLPRSVLDRVVGAAHEAGAQVVVAADLLAATLLTPAGELGADIAVGTTQRFGVPLGLGGPHAGYLSVRKGLERQLPGRLVGVSRDADGDTALRLALQTREQHIRREKATSNICTAQVLLAVMASMYAVYHGPDGLREIAEGVHTRTRALAAGLRRAGVRLAHEHYFDTLELDVPGQAEAVRRAALEENITVWVEDGDRVRVSVDEATTDEDVAALAAAVARTVGAAADAAPGGGADDMRPEETAGGAAEVALPADMRRTSEYLTHPVFSSYRTETAMMRYLRRLSDKDYALDRGMIPLGSCTMKLNAAAEMAAISWPGFARIHPFAPAEDVEGYLELIHDLERWLAAATGYDAVSLQPNAGSQGELAGLLAIRGYHRSRGDSERDVCLIPASAHGTNAASAVLAGLRVVVVATDEGGNVDVADLHAKIEEHASRLACIMITYPSTHGVYEEQVREVCEAVHAAGGQVYIDGANLNALVGHARPGAFGGDVSHLNLHKTFCIPHGGGGPGVGPVAARAHLAPFLPGHPLAQDGDRRSGAVSAAPYGSPSILPISWAYIALMGGEGLRRATGAAVLAANYVAARLQEYYPVLYRGESGHVAHECILDLRPLRAATGVTVDDVAKRLIDYGFHAPTMSFPVAGTLMVEPTESEDLAELDRFCEAMAAIHAEAQQVAAGAWPQEDNPLVNAPHTAQMLTGEWDHPYTRAEAVYPVPSLVEGKYWPPVRRVDGAYGDRHLVCACQPVEAYGTTS; encoded by the coding sequence ATGCTCGCCGCCGTCGGCGTCACCACCCTCGAGGAGCTGGTCGAGGCGGCCGTCCCGGACTCGATCCAGGACGAGGGCGCACCCGCCGGCCTGCCCGAGGCCGCGTCTGAGCACGAGGTGCTCGCCCGCCTGCGCGGCCTCGCCGCCCGCAACACGGTGCGGACCTCGATGATCGGCCAGGGGTACTACGACACGCTCACCCCGCCGGTCATCCAGCGCAACGTGCTGGAGAACCCCGCCTGGTACACCGCCTACACCCCGTACCAGCCCGAGATCTCCCAGGGCCGCCTCGAGGCGCTGCTGAACTTCCAGACGATGGTCATCGACCTCACCGGCCTGGAGGTGGCCGGGGCGTCCATGCTCGACGAGGCGACCGCGGCCGCCGAGGCGATGCTGCTGGCCCGCCGGGCCACGAAGGGCGCGGGGGGCCGGTTCGTCGTCGACGCGGACACCCTCGCCCAGACCCTGGCGGTGCTGGAGACCCGGGCGGCCCCGCTCGGCATCGAGCTCGTGCGCGCCGACCTCGCCGAGGGGCTCGACGGCGTCGACCTCGACGGCGTCTTCGGCGTGCTCGTCCAGCTTCCCGGCGCGTCGGGGCGGGTGCTGCCCCGCTCGGTGCTCGACCGGGTCGTCGGCGCCGCCCACGAGGCCGGCGCGCAGGTGGTCGTCGCGGCCGACCTGCTGGCGGCGACGCTCCTCACGCCCGCCGGCGAGCTCGGCGCGGACATCGCAGTCGGCACCACCCAGCGTTTCGGGGTGCCGCTCGGTCTCGGCGGTCCGCACGCCGGCTACCTGAGCGTGCGCAAGGGCCTGGAGCGTCAGCTTCCCGGCCGGCTGGTCGGGGTCTCCCGCGACGCCGACGGCGACACCGCGCTCCGGCTCGCGCTGCAGACCCGCGAGCAGCACATCCGCCGGGAGAAGGCCACCTCGAACATCTGCACCGCCCAGGTCCTGCTCGCCGTCATGGCCTCGATGTACGCCGTGTACCACGGGCCCGACGGGCTTCGGGAGATCGCCGAGGGCGTCCACACCCGGACGCGCGCGCTCGCGGCCGGGCTGCGGCGGGCGGGGGTCCGCCTCGCCCACGAGCACTACTTCGACACCCTCGAGCTGGACGTGCCGGGGCAGGCCGAGGCCGTGCGCCGGGCGGCGCTGGAGGAGAACATCACCGTCTGGGTCGAGGACGGCGACCGCGTGCGAGTCTCCGTGGACGAGGCCACCACCGACGAGGACGTCGCCGCGCTCGCGGCGGCGGTCGCCCGGACGGTCGGGGCTGCGGCCGACGCCGCCCCCGGCGGCGGTGCGGACGACATGCGGCCCGAGGAGACGGCCGGGGGGGCCGCCGAGGTGGCCCTGCCCGCGGACATGCGCCGCACCAGCGAGTACCTCACGCACCCCGTCTTCTCGAGCTACCGCACCGAGACGGCGATGATGCGCTACCTGCGCCGGCTCTCGGACAAGGACTACGCGCTCGACCGAGGCATGATCCCGCTCGGCTCGTGCACGATGAAGCTCAACGCGGCGGCCGAGATGGCCGCGATCAGCTGGCCGGGCTTCGCCCGCATCCACCCCTTCGCGCCGGCCGAGGACGTCGAGGGCTACCTGGAGCTGATCCACGACCTCGAGCGCTGGCTGGCCGCCGCCACCGGCTACGACGCCGTGAGCCTGCAGCCCAACGCCGGCTCGCAGGGCGAGCTCGCCGGCCTGCTGGCCATCCGGGGCTACCACCGCTCCCGCGGGGACTCCGAGCGCGACGTGTGCCTGATCCCGGCCTCCGCGCACGGCACCAACGCGGCGTCCGCGGTGCTGGCCGGCCTGCGCGTGGTCGTCGTGGCCACCGACGAGGGCGGCAACGTCGACGTGGCGGACCTGCACGCCAAGATCGAGGAGCACGCCTCCCGGCTCGCCTGCATCATGATCACCTACCCGTCCACCCACGGGGTGTACGAGGAGCAGGTCCGCGAGGTCTGCGAGGCGGTGCACGCCGCGGGCGGCCAGGTCTACATCGACGGCGCGAACCTCAACGCCCTCGTGGGGCACGCCCGTCCCGGCGCCTTCGGCGGGGACGTCTCCCACCTGAACCTGCACAAGACCTTCTGCATCCCCCACGGCGGCGGGGGCCCGGGCGTCGGGCCGGTCGCGGCGCGGGCGCACCTCGCGCCCTTCCTGCCGGGCCACCCGCTGGCGCAGGACGGCGACCGGCGCTCCGGGGCCGTCTCCGCGGCGCCGTACGGCTCGCCGTCGATCCTTCCCATCAGCTGGGCGTACATCGCGCTCATGGGCGGGGAGGGGCTGCGGCGCGCCACCGGAGCGGCGGTTCTCGCCGCGAACTACGTGGCCGCCCGGCTGCAGGAGTACTACCCGGTCCTCTACCGGGGCGAGAGCGGCCACGTCGCTCACGAGTGCATCCTCGACCTACGGCCGCTGCGGGCCGCCACCGGCGTCACGGTGGACGACGTCGCCAAGCGCCTCATCGACTACGGCTTCCACGCCCCGACCATGAGCTTCCCGGTCGCCGGCACCCTGATGGTCGAGCCGACCGAGAGCGAGGACCTGGCCGAGCTCGACCGGTTCTGCGAGGCGATGGCGGCCATCCACGCCGAGGCGCAGCAGGTGGCGGCCGGTGCCTGGCCGCAGGAGGACAACCCGCTCGTCAACGCCCCGCACACGGCGCAGATGCTGACGGGGGAGTGGGACCACCCGTACACGCGGGCCGAGGCCGTCTACCCGGTGCCCTCGCTGGTCGAGGGCAAGTACTGGCCGCCCGTGCGACGCGTGGACGGCGCCTACGGCGACCGGCACCTCGTCTGCGCGTGCCAGCCCGTCGAGGCGTACGGCACGACGTCCTGA
- a CDS encoding RNA polymerase sigma factor — MTSSSASKTTSARKAGQPAEAPVDQAAPAETAAARKATSKTAAKKAPAKAQPAEPAKSASRAKKGSLKAVPDVAEEPEAKDDETPAGETGFVVSDADDDDAPVQQVVTAGATADPVKDYLKQIGKVALLNAEQEVELAKRIEAGLFAEEKLAAESENLAPKLRRELQWIANDGHLAKNHLLEANLRLVVSLAKRYTGRGMLFLDLIQEGNLGLIRAVEKFDYTKGYKFSTYATWWIRQAITRAMADQARTIRIPVHMVEVINKLARVQRQMLQDLGREPTPEELAKELDMTPEKVVEVQKYGREPISLHTPLGEDGDSEFGDLIEDSEAVVPADAVSFTLLQEQLHAVLDTLSEREAGVVSMRFGLTDGQPKTLDEIGKVYGVTRERIRQIESKTMSKLRHPSRSQVLRDYLD, encoded by the coding sequence GTGACGTCCTCCTCTGCCTCCAAGACCACCTCCGCCCGCAAGGCGGGCCAGCCCGCTGAGGCCCCGGTGGACCAGGCTGCGCCGGCCGAGACGGCCGCGGCGCGGAAGGCGACGTCGAAGACTGCCGCCAAGAAGGCGCCGGCCAAGGCCCAGCCCGCGGAGCCCGCCAAGTCCGCCTCGCGCGCCAAGAAGGGTTCGCTCAAGGCGGTGCCCGACGTCGCCGAGGAGCCCGAGGCCAAGGACGACGAGACGCCCGCCGGCGAGACCGGCTTCGTCGTCTCGGACGCCGACGACGACGACGCGCCCGTCCAGCAGGTCGTCACCGCCGGGGCCACCGCGGACCCGGTGAAGGACTACCTCAAGCAGATCGGCAAGGTCGCCCTGCTGAACGCCGAGCAGGAGGTCGAGCTCGCCAAGCGCATCGAGGCCGGCCTGTTCGCCGAGGAGAAGCTGGCGGCCGAGAGCGAGAACCTGGCACCGAAGCTGCGCCGCGAGCTGCAGTGGATCGCCAACGACGGTCACCTCGCCAAGAACCACCTGCTCGAGGCGAACCTCCGTCTCGTGGTCTCCCTGGCCAAGCGGTACACCGGTCGCGGCATGCTGTTCCTGGACCTGATCCAGGAGGGCAACCTCGGTCTGATCCGCGCGGTGGAGAAGTTCGACTACACCAAGGGCTACAAGTTCTCCACCTACGCCACGTGGTGGATCCGTCAGGCCATCACCCGTGCGATGGCGGACCAGGCGCGCACCATCCGCATCCCGGTCCACATGGTCGAGGTCATCAACAAGCTCGCCCGCGTGCAGCGGCAGATGCTCCAGGACCTGGGCCGGGAGCCCACCCCGGAGGAGCTCGCCAAGGAGCTCGACATGACCCCCGAGAAGGTCGTCGAGGTCCAGAAGTACGGCCGCGAGCCGATCTCGCTGCACACCCCGCTGGGCGAGGACGGCGACAGCGAGTTCGGTGACCTCATCGAGGACTCCGAGGCCGTCGTCCCGGCCGACGCGGTCAGCTTCACGCTCCTGCAGGAGCAGCTCCACGCCGTGCTCGACACGCTCTCCGAGCGAGAGGCGGGCGTCGTCTCCATGCGGTTCGGGCTGACCGACGGACAGCCGAAGACCCTCGACGAGATCGGCAAGGTCTACGGCGTGACGCGCGAGCGGATCCGCCAGATCGAGAGCAAGACCATGTCGAAGCTCCGTCACCCCAGCCGCTCGCAGGTCCTGCGCGACTACCTGGACTGA
- a CDS encoding GNAT family N-acetyltransferase: MTTPPLAPPRATALTWRPIAVADVPSWHELVQAVEAHDDTSERNTPDDLVDTLTDGSWKDPAADTILGLDNDGLPRAFGVVEVRPGDTRTVRAFCWGGVHPGWRGRGIGREVLRWQEECARRKVAVAARELPAVMRVHADEHVLPARRLLERAGFRPERWFVDMTRPLDAAHPVPEIILEAPLRLVPLGDVPAEAVRLAHNESFAGHWGSEPRSAEDWQRSVVGSRYLRPDWSFVVLDGDEVAGYTVASAYEQDWEVQGYTCGWTDLLGVRPAWRRRGAAPALLAASMRAFAAAGMERADLGVDTENGSGALALYTRLGYRADRKGIAYTKAL, translated from the coding sequence ATGACGACGCCGCCGCTCGCCCCGCCCCGTGCCACCGCCCTGACCTGGCGCCCGATCGCCGTCGCCGACGTGCCGTCCTGGCACGAGCTCGTGCAGGCAGTGGAGGCGCACGACGACACCTCGGAGCGCAACACGCCCGACGACCTTGTCGACACGCTGACGGACGGCAGCTGGAAGGACCCTGCCGCCGACACGATCCTCGGGCTCGACAACGACGGCCTGCCGCGCGCGTTCGGCGTCGTCGAGGTCCGGCCGGGCGACACCCGCACCGTGCGCGCCTTCTGCTGGGGCGGCGTCCATCCGGGATGGAGGGGCCGCGGCATCGGCCGGGAGGTCCTGCGCTGGCAGGAGGAGTGCGCCCGGCGGAAGGTCGCCGTTGCCGCGCGCGAGCTCCCCGCCGTGATGCGGGTGCACGCCGACGAGCACGTGCTGCCCGCGCGCCGCCTGCTCGAGCGTGCGGGGTTCCGCCCGGAGCGCTGGTTCGTCGACATGACCCGCCCGCTCGACGCCGCTCACCCTGTCCCGGAGATCATCCTGGAGGCGCCCCTGCGGCTGGTGCCCCTCGGCGACGTCCCGGCCGAGGCGGTCAGGCTCGCCCACAACGAGTCCTTCGCCGGGCACTGGGGCAGTGAGCCTCGTTCTGCCGAGGACTGGCAACGGTCGGTGGTCGGCTCGCGATACCTCCGGCCGGACTGGAGCTTCGTGGTGCTCGACGGGGACGAGGTCGCAGGGTACACGGTCGCCTCGGCCTACGAGCAGGACTGGGAGGTCCAGGGCTACACCTGCGGCTGGACGGACCTCCTAGGCGTGCGGCCGGCCTGGCGCCGCCGGGGCGCCGCGCCCGCGCTGCTGGCCGCCTCCATGCGCGCGTTCGCCGCCGCCGGCATGGAGCGTGCCGATCTGGGCGTGGACACCGAGAACGGGTCCGGGGCCCTGGCGCTGTACACGCGCCTCGGCTATCGCGCCGACCGGAAGGGCATTGCCTACACCAAGGCTCTCTGA
- a CDS encoding helix-turn-helix domain-containing protein, which translates to MTTGQPAPQERPQRVLDVVALKALAHPLRTQLWDALMAGPATASQLAERLGESSGLTSYHLRQLAKHGFIEEAPGRGTGREKFWRVVEADTRIEHGRARTPAGREALAIFGDEWLRLRYRSAARYHERKRSGREEEWAGAAADLDSYLHATREELSEMVEEYTELLTRWGERLGARSENERPPGARTVEIQFRAFPRDPGAPPGAGTSDDRPAEGRER; encoded by the coding sequence ATGACCACCGGCCAGCCCGCCCCGCAGGAGCGGCCCCAGCGCGTCCTCGACGTCGTGGCGCTCAAGGCGCTCGCGCACCCGCTGCGCACCCAGCTGTGGGACGCGCTGATGGCGGGTCCTGCGACGGCCAGCCAGCTTGCCGAGCGGCTCGGGGAGTCCTCGGGCCTGACCAGCTATCACCTGCGCCAGCTCGCCAAGCACGGCTTCATCGAGGAGGCGCCCGGGCGGGGCACGGGGCGCGAGAAGTTCTGGCGCGTCGTCGAGGCGGACACCCGTATCGAGCACGGGCGTGCACGGACGCCGGCCGGTCGTGAGGCTCTCGCGATCTTCGGCGACGAGTGGTTGCGGCTGCGCTACCGCTCCGCCGCCCGCTACCACGAGCGCAAGCGCTCGGGCCGTGAGGAGGAGTGGGCCGGGGCCGCTGCCGACCTGGACTCCTACCTGCATGCGACCCGGGAGGAGCTCTCCGAGATGGTCGAGGAGTACACGGAGCTTCTCACCCGGTGGGGGGAGCGGCTGGGCGCCCGGAGCGAGAACGAGCGCCCGCCCGGCGCCCGGACCGTCGAGATCCAGTTCCGAGCGTTTCCGCGCGATCCTGGCGCGCCCCCGGGCGCCGGGACGAGCGACGACCGACCTGCCGAGGGGAGGGAGAGATGA
- a CDS encoding DUF7455 domain-containing protein — MSTTTDVPALTAQDRCDACGAQAYVRVHMATGELLFCAHHARKHQDALRKVATQIHDETDRLHSEEGAAAR; from the coding sequence GTGAGCACTACGACCGATGTCCCCGCCCTGACCGCCCAGGACCGCTGCGACGCCTGCGGTGCGCAGGCGTACGTCCGCGTGCACATGGCGACGGGTGAGCTGCTCTTCTGCGCCCACCACGCCCGCAAGCACCAGGACGCCCTGCGCAAGGTCGCCACGCAGATCCACGACGAGACCGACCGCCTCCACTCCGAGGAGGGCGCCGCGGCCCGCTGA